GTGAGTAGACCGGAACCTGATTGCTGAGATTGCGCAAGTTCTAGGACCCAAACTGATTTCTGGGATCCCTTCTATTCAGGATCTTCTTATGTAATGATTGCCTctattttgtgtgtgtgtgtgtgtgtgtgtttcttTATAGGCCCTGACAGGAGGATCTTCCTGCCGGATGGTCTCTTGGACCGCTCGGAGGTGCCGGAGTACCTCACCGGAGAGGTCCCTGGAGAGTAAGTCACATGAATTTAATTTTGCTCTCCATAGGATTCATGTTTGTTTTAGAAAATTTTGATTTCAGTTGGTAGTTTTGGCTGAAATCAGGTTAAGTACTACTTGTTGATTTGAAAAGTAGACGGTGTAGGAGAAAAGAATAAATTTGTGAAAAGAAGTAGTTTGGTTGTCAAATTCAGATTGTTCATGCCAAATGGCGCAACTTTGCTGTTTGTCAAATTCGTTCTGAAAGCACAGACCTGTCTCAAACATTCAGACCAGCATTTAAAATTTTGGGTAATTTTCTCACACTTTTAAGCAGCAGTGTTCATCAACTATTAAGGCTGTCGCTGGTTCTACTTTTTGTTCAAATGAAATGCAGGAGAAAATCCAAGTAAATGCATCTTAACTGAACTATCTTGCCCTTCCAACTTGCAGCTATGGCTACGATCCTTTTGGCCTGGGCAAGAAGCCAGAGGACTTCGCCAAGTGAGTCTCATATCTCTATCCTTAGTAACAAATCGCCTGCACTTCCTGGACAGTGATGGACTTGGAGATTCTAATTGACCTCACCTACCATCACCCTGCAGGTACCAAGCCTACGAGCTGATCCATGCCAGGTGGGCCATGCTCGGCGCCGCCGGTGCCGTCATCCCGGAGGCGTGCAACAAGTTCGGCGCCAACTGTGGCCCTGAGGCCGTCTGGTTCAAGGTCCTGATCATCAGCTCTCAGAATATTCACACTTCAGTAGCAATTTTTCTTTCTCAAATGTGCCGAAGAATTGAAGTTTTCCAAAAAAGAATAGAACACAAGATTGGTTTACACAGATTTCACATTCCAGTGGTAGAGTAGTTGCAATCTCTGAAACTAGAAGCCTGAACCTGAACTCATGGATGGCGCCACCGTACGTAATGGTTGCAGACCGGCGCCCTGCTCCTGGACGGCAACACCCTCAACTACTTCGGCAACAGCATCCCCATCAACCTGGTGGTGGCCGTGATCGCCGAGGTCGTCCTGGTCGGCGGCGCCGAGTACTACCGGATCATCAACGGCCTGGACCTGGAGGACAAGCTCCACCCCGGCGGCCCGTTCGACCCCTTGGGCCTGGCCAGCGACCCCGACCAGGCTGCCATCCTCAAGGTGAAGGAGATCAAGAACGGCCGGCTGGCCATGTTCTCCATGTTTGCCTTCTTCATCCAGGCGTACGTCACCGGCGAAGGCCCCGTCGAGAACCTCGCCAAGCACCTCAGCGACCCCTTCGGCAACAACCTGCTCACCGTCATCTCCGGCGCCGCCGAGAGGACGCCCAGCCTGTgagcgctgctgctgctgcgtttGGTTTTACCGGGAAACAAAGTGTGCGTGAGGGTCTGAAGAATGTGCCATGCGTGTAAATTATCAAGATGGGGAAGAAACCATTTTGTTCTGATCTCTGATATGACTGATGCTTGAACTTGCTTGTGCCGGAGATATGCTATTTAAGTAATTGATCGCTCGTTTAAGGTTCCAAATTGAACTCTTGAAATCCCCACACTGTGAAGGAGACGTTCTTCGTATTTGATgaatccttttttttctttttgacaTACTGTCAATTTTATATGTTTTAAAATCTATAGCAAATATGTCCATACGTTGGTTTGTAAACCATATAAATATATTGATTagcatataaaaatatatatattatacaccatatatatattttataataATATAGTACGTGTCGGTTGAGGACTTCAGTagtatttttctattttattcatCAAATGCTAATTCTAAATAGTTTTTTGGATCTTTAACTCAACATACGGTCACTCGGATTATGAGGATTCCAATTAGTACTCCGATTGACAGATAAGAAatcattgcttgctttagtaAAAATAGAGAACGAGATAGAGATGGAGATTTTGGTGTCTTAAACTTAGGTCTCGTCCTCGGAACATATGAACATTTATCTGCAACTCTCGCATTTTTGTTGGAATTAGTTGCACCAtgaaaaagtttaaaataagACCCAGCATAGATGTAACTACTAACATTTGGATAATTCC
Above is a genomic segment from Panicum hallii strain FIL2 chromosome 8, PHallii_v3.1, whole genome shotgun sequence containing:
- the LOC112902425 gene encoding chlorophyll a-b binding protein CP26, chloroplastic, which codes for MAALAPSKILGTQLNFAGSSRYGTAAPTPGAQKIVSLFSKKPAPKPKPAAATSSSPDISDELAKWYGPDRRIFLPDGLLDRSEVPEYLTGEVPGDYGYDPFGLGKKPEDFAKYQAYELIHARWAMLGAAGAVIPEACNKFGANCGPEAVWFKTGALLLDGNTLNYFGNSIPINLVVAVIAEVVLVGGAEYYRIINGLDLEDKLHPGGPFDPLGLASDPDQAAILKVKEIKNGRLAMFSMFAFFIQAYVTGEGPVENLAKHLSDPFGNNLLTVISGAAERTPSL